The genome window ATTGAATTTGCTGCTTCTATAGCGCAAAAAATCATGAATAATTCTCCTTTTGCTATCGGCAGAGCGATAAAAGCTGTCAATGCTAATTTTACTGAAGGCAAAAACGGATACGAAACGGAGATAAAAAACTTCGGGCGCTGTTTCGGAACTGAAGATTTCAATGAAGGAACAAAGGCATTTTTAGAGAAAAGAAAGCCCGTTTTTAAAGGAAAATAATTAAAAAGCTGGCAGTGTTTAGTAATTAGTGCACAGTTTACGTTAGTCGCCTCAAATATCAAATTATTATATTTTTTTGATATTGTAATATCATATTATTATATTTTTCAAATAATCCTAAAAGAATTTTTTGGGATTATTTGCTTTAAAAAAGTGAGAATCATAAAGACATAACTTAATTTTGTGCTTTCATTATAAAAAATAAAAACGAATAGATATGTCCTTCCAGCCTGTATTTGCCAAATTTTGGGAAAAAGTAAAAGAAAGCATTGCTGATAAAACCTTTGCCAAATTAACTTTGGCCAAAACCATTGGTGATACCGATTTGAAAAATATTTATGTTCGTCCTGTTTTATTGGAAAATGACGAGTTCAAGCTTTCGATTATTGCCCGATACAAGACTGAAGAAACAGAGAGCTTTCATTCGCTGGAAGAAGCTTTTTTTGTACTGGCTCCCTTTATGAATAATCCATTTTTGTCGGCAATATTATTCACCACAGAAAATGATATTACTTTTAAACTCAATAAAAAAAGAACAGGAACAATTACTGAGCTGGCACCGACTTTTAAAAATGCTTCGGATGTGATTCTGGAGATGAAAGAGAAGGGAATTTAGAGGGTAGTGTTCAGTATTCAGTTGGCAGAATTTAGATTGCAGTCAACACTAAAATTGATAAAAATGCCATTTACTGATTAGATATTAATAGCTTGCATTCTAATGTTTTTTAAAATAAAATTCGTCCAATTTTTATCATTATCTGAAATTATTATAGTTTTAAAGTCATGTCTTTCACCTTCCATTTCAACTCCTTTTGAGTCATCTACGTGAATATCTATTCCAAATTTTGAAGGCAGTTTTGAAATGGTTTTGCTTTTTTCGCCTAAAACTTTTATATGCTTCTGCTGGTTAATTATGCCATCAACTGAAATTCCATAAATAAAAAACATCAGCCGAATTTTACTCACACTTCTGAAAGATGTAGTGTAAATATAAATCTCATGATTTTCAGATTTCAGCTTTTTAAATAAATCAATTGTTCCTAAACGAATTCTTTCAAAACTAAAAAATTGATGAAAAAAAGTATCTTTTTCCAATGGAAATTTGGTCTTAGAAATTAATGTGTCATCAAGATCAAAAGATATTTTCATTTTTAGACATTTTTAATTCTGCATTCTAACATCTACAATTCCCCATCCCATTCTGCGTAAAACTGCGACAAAAATCCCTGCATATATTCATGTCTTTTTTGGGCAATTTCTTTACCTGTCTGGGTATTCATTTTGTCTTTTAGCAATAACAGCTTTTCATAGAAATGATTAATTGTCGGTGCCTGACTGTTTTTGTATTCTTCTTTGGTCATACTCAAATTAGGGGAAATTTGAGGATTATACATCGCTCTGTTCTTGAATCCGCCGTAGTTGAAAGCTCTGGCAATTCCAATGGCTCCAATTGCATCCAAACGATCCGCATCCTGAACGATATCCAGCTCGATAGACGAGAATGTCTTTTCGTTATTTCCGCCCTTAAAAGAGATGTTATCTATAATCTGGACAATATGTTTGATTGTATCTTCTGAAGCACCTTCTTTTTCTAAAAACTCACGAGCAGCTTTTGGCCCAACAGTTTCATCA of Flavobacterium marginilacus contains these proteins:
- a CDS encoding HD domain-containing protein, which codes for MSNPDLINKTILFVKEKLENAEGGHDWFHIQRVYKNALLIASGETCDETVVKLGALLHDIADSKFHGGDETVGPKAAREFLEKEGASEDTIKHIVQIIDNISFKGGNNEKTFSSIELDIVQDADRLDAIGAIGIARAFNYGGFKNRAMYNPQISPNLSMTKEEYKNSQAPTINHFYEKLLLLKDKMNTQTGKEIAQKRHEYMQGFLSQFYAEWDGEL